In Microbacterium enclense, one genomic interval encodes:
- a CDS encoding NUDIX hydrolase encodes MSWTTRASRTVYENRWIHVREDEVTGPHGDGIYGVVRMQHPAVFVIALDERERVCFVELERYTTGRSLEVPAGGSDGEDPLAAAQRELVEETGVTASEWQYLGRMNALNGIADAPEHVYLARGLSTTDATASQHEEGIDAVRWVPFADAVRLVADGEITDGETIAALAFAGIRLGRFR; translated from the coding sequence ATGAGCTGGACCACTCGCGCGTCGCGCACCGTCTACGAGAATCGCTGGATCCATGTCCGCGAGGACGAGGTCACCGGCCCCCACGGCGACGGGATCTACGGGGTCGTGCGGATGCAGCACCCCGCGGTGTTCGTGATCGCGTTGGACGAGCGCGAGCGTGTGTGCTTCGTCGAGCTGGAGCGGTACACGACCGGACGCTCGCTCGAGGTGCCGGCCGGAGGCTCGGACGGCGAGGACCCGCTCGCGGCCGCGCAACGCGAACTGGTCGAGGAGACGGGGGTCACCGCGTCCGAGTGGCAGTACCTGGGGCGGATGAACGCCCTCAACGGCATCGCCGACGCTCCCGAGCACGTGTATCTCGCTCGAGGGCTGTCGACGACGGATGCCACGGCCTCTCAGCACGAGGAGGGCATCGACGCCGTACGGTGGGTGCCGTTCGCCGATGCGGTCCGGCTCGTGGCCGACGGCGAGATCACCGACGGAGAGACCATCGCGGCCCTGGCGTTCGCCGGCATCCGGCTGGGGCGGTTCCGGTAG
- a CDS encoding dihydrofolate reductase, whose amino-acid sequence MTAIGLVWAEAHGGVIGADGGMPWHVPEDMEHFRTVTGSSDVVMGRRTWESLPARFRPLPGRRNIVVTRSEEWTAEGAERASSLDDALARARGDEVWVIGGGRLYADAIHRADVLEVTRLDVAVDGDTFAPSVEGWRRDAVDPAEGWHVSRSGIGYRFETYRRES is encoded by the coding sequence ATGACCGCGATCGGGCTCGTCTGGGCCGAGGCGCATGGCGGCGTCATCGGCGCCGACGGAGGGATGCCGTGGCACGTGCCGGAAGACATGGAGCACTTCCGCACCGTGACCGGGTCGTCCGACGTCGTGATGGGCCGACGTACGTGGGAGTCGCTTCCCGCGCGATTCCGACCGTTGCCCGGCCGTCGCAACATCGTGGTGACCCGCTCCGAGGAATGGACGGCGGAGGGGGCCGAGCGCGCCTCCTCGCTCGACGATGCCCTGGCGCGCGCTCGTGGCGACGAGGTCTGGGTGATCGGCGGCGGCCGTCTGTACGCCGACGCCATCCACCGCGCCGACGTCCTCGAGGTGACTCGTCTGGACGTGGCCGTCGACGGAGACACCTTCGCCCCATCCGTGGAGGGGTGGCGGCGGGATGCCGTCGATCCCGCCGAGGGCTGGCACGTCTCACGCTCGGGCATCGGGTATCGCTTCGAGACGTACCGACGAGAGTCCTGA
- the dapA gene encoding 4-hydroxy-tetrahydrodipicolinate synthase: MTHSGNPFGQVLVALITPMTADGEVDWPAVEKHIDDVITAGADGIVVTGTTGETSTLTDPEKLRLVEVGKSVSAGRAKIITGGGSNETAHAIELYKASEKAGADGIMIVTPYYNKPTQAGILTHFRLVADATDLPVILYDIPGRTGVPIKYETILRLAKHPNILAIKDAKGDFSEVSRVLNQTDLMYFSGDDANVLPHLSIGAAGLIGVTANIAAAPYRTIVDAVNAGDLASATAAHKSLEPLVRAVMTHVPGTVAAKYILHGLGRIGSPRVRLPLVGPEEWEAAVIEDELALVTGVAGADFSNFRPDRNAAAGGALPKVHGTTR; the protein is encoded by the coding sequence ATGACGCACTCCGGCAATCCCTTCGGTCAGGTGCTCGTCGCGCTCATCACCCCGATGACCGCCGACGGCGAAGTCGATTGGCCCGCCGTCGAGAAGCACATCGACGACGTCATCACCGCGGGCGCCGACGGCATCGTCGTCACCGGCACCACGGGGGAGACCTCGACCCTCACCGACCCCGAGAAGCTGCGCCTCGTCGAGGTCGGCAAGAGCGTCTCAGCGGGTCGCGCCAAGATCATCACGGGCGGTGGTTCCAACGAGACCGCGCACGCCATCGAGCTCTACAAGGCGAGTGAGAAGGCGGGCGCCGACGGCATCATGATCGTCACGCCGTACTACAACAAGCCCACGCAGGCCGGCATCCTGACGCACTTCCGTCTCGTCGCCGACGCGACCGACCTGCCGGTGATCCTCTACGACATCCCCGGTCGCACAGGTGTGCCCATCAAGTACGAGACGATCCTGCGCCTCGCCAAGCATCCGAACATCCTCGCGATCAAAGACGCCAAGGGCGACTTCAGCGAGGTCAGCCGCGTGCTCAATCAGACCGACCTGATGTACTTCTCCGGTGACGACGCCAACGTGCTGCCGCACCTGTCGATCGGGGCCGCCGGTCTCATCGGCGTGACGGCGAACATCGCGGCCGCTCCGTACCGCACGATCGTGGATGCCGTGAACGCGGGCGACCTCGCCTCGGCCACCGCCGCGCACAAGAGCCTCGAACCGCTCGTTCGCGCGGTCATGACGCACGTGCCCGGCACCGTCGCGGCGAAGTACATCCTGCACGGTCTCGGCCGCATCGGCAGTCCGCGCGTGCGTCTGCCGCTGGTCGGCCCGGAAGAGTGGGAGGCCGCCGTGATCGAAGACGAGCTCGCCCTCGTCACGGGCGTCGCCGGCGCCGACTTCTCCAACTTCCGCCCCGACCGCAACGCGGCCGCCGGCGGTGCCCTGCCGAAGGTGCACGGCACCACGAGATAG
- a CDS encoding SDR family NAD(P)-dependent oxidoreductase, producing MAVALITGASSGLGAEFARQLAARGADLVVVARDRAALEALAIEVRARHGVQVDVLPADLLDEAALAVVEARLADGVDVLVNNAGFGLDLAFEKNAVDDEVRHLRLHVEAALRLTRAVLPPMLERGSGRVVNVASVAGFVPRGTYGAAKGWLISFSRWANVVYRPHGVSVTAVCPGFVHTNFHERLGLPPGQEGVAPGLWLDAETVVREGLRDAARGRAVSVPSWRYKILVGVSRLLPDGVVVRAAARGR from the coding sequence GTGGCCGTCGCCCTCATCACGGGAGCCAGTTCGGGCCTCGGGGCCGAGTTCGCGCGACAGCTCGCCGCGCGCGGTGCCGACCTCGTGGTCGTCGCTCGAGACCGGGCGGCCCTCGAGGCGCTCGCCATCGAGGTGCGTGCCCGACACGGTGTGCAGGTCGACGTGCTCCCTGCCGACCTCCTCGACGAGGCGGCGCTCGCGGTGGTCGAAGCCCGCCTCGCCGACGGCGTCGATGTGCTCGTGAACAACGCGGGGTTCGGCCTCGACCTCGCTTTCGAGAAGAACGCGGTCGACGACGAGGTGCGCCATCTGCGCCTGCACGTCGAGGCGGCGCTGCGCCTGACGCGGGCGGTGCTTCCCCCCATGCTGGAGCGGGGGAGCGGCCGCGTCGTCAACGTCGCCTCCGTCGCCGGGTTCGTTCCTCGCGGGACGTACGGAGCCGCCAAAGGCTGGCTCATCTCCTTCAGCCGCTGGGCGAACGTCGTCTACCGGCCGCACGGCGTGAGCGTCACGGCCGTCTGCCCGGGGTTCGTCCACACGAACTTCCACGAGCGCCTCGGTCTCCCGCCCGGACAGGAGGGCGTCGCGCCGGGGCTTTGGCTCGACGCGGAGACCGTCGTCCGCGAGGGCCTCCGCGATGCCGCTCGCGGTCGCGCGGTATCGGTGCCGTCGTGGCGGTACAAGATCCTCGTCGGCGTCTCGCGACTGCTCCCCGACGGCGTCGTCGTCCGCGCGGCCGCGCGCGGACGCTGA